One Sinobacterium caligoides genomic window carries:
- a CDS encoding DNA polymerase III subunit delta' → MIDYPWLQTTWHRLLTQVESDQLPHALLLSGSAGVGKRELAKALGYYLQCSDRSELGACGECKSCLLHAAGNHPDFVECYLEDGAKQIKVDAIRQVSSFIVNKSQQGGYKVVIIAPAEAMNESSANALLKSLEEPGEKTVLILVSDSTNGILPTIRSRCQQVPLGAVNELEAVAWLKGRLDRPDQAERLLAIASGQPLTALALAQGEALQQRDQMLKELFELLDNRLDIVTASVRWSKFELLDSLDWLLSWMMDLARYSQTNNELRIEDSRHVFELMAVRLTPKQLHEQIMQLSQLRSAIKAGATPNKQLAIEGVLSRIVF, encoded by the coding sequence ATGATTGATTATCCATGGCTACAGACGACATGGCATAGGCTGCTGACTCAGGTTGAGAGCGACCAATTGCCTCATGCATTGTTACTTTCTGGTTCTGCTGGTGTAGGAAAGCGTGAATTAGCTAAAGCTTTGGGTTATTACCTGCAGTGTTCTGATCGTTCGGAGCTGGGCGCTTGTGGTGAATGTAAAAGTTGCTTGTTGCATGCAGCTGGTAACCATCCTGATTTTGTTGAGTGTTACTTAGAGGATGGTGCAAAACAGATTAAGGTAGATGCAATAAGGCAGGTCTCCTCATTTATCGTTAATAAGTCTCAGCAGGGTGGTTATAAAGTTGTGATTATTGCGCCAGCTGAGGCAATGAATGAGAGCTCTGCAAACGCACTGCTTAAAAGTTTAGAGGAGCCTGGTGAGAAAACGGTCTTAATTCTGGTAAGTGACAGTACCAATGGCATCTTGCCAACGATCAGGTCGCGTTGTCAGCAGGTGCCATTGGGGGCTGTTAATGAGTTGGAAGCGGTCGCGTGGTTAAAGGGGCGACTCGATAGGCCGGATCAGGCTGAGAGGCTGTTAGCCATTGCATCGGGGCAGCCATTAACAGCTCTAGCGCTGGCGCAAGGAGAAGCGCTACAGCAGCGTGATCAGATGTTAAAAGAGCTTTTTGAATTGTTAGATAACCGTCTGGATATCGTTACTGCATCCGTACGTTGGTCAAAGTTTGAGCTGCTTGATTCGTTGGATTGGTTGTTAAGTTGGATGATGGATCTCGCTCGTTATAGTCAAACTAATAACGAGTTACGTATAGAGGATTCTCGACATGTCTTTGAGCTGATGGCAGTGCGTTTGACGCCTAAGCAGTTACACGAACAGATAATGCAGTTGTCCCAGCTTCGCTCTGCTATCAAGGCGGGAGCTACCCCAAATAAACAGCTTGCCATTGAAGGCGTTCTGTCTAGAATTGTATTTTAA
- the tmk gene encoding dTMP kinase produces the protein MTNRKPFFITVEGGEGVGKTTNVAFIRQFLQHHEINHLHTREPGGTPLAEELREILLATRDESVGEMAELLMVFAARAQHLQQKILPALSSGKTVLCDRFTDATYAYQGCGRGLSIERIEQLEAMVQAGMQPDLTILLDLPVETGMARARARGELDRFESEHLAFFERVRAGYLARAAAEPERFSIIDASQDIASVQLQIESALLSFFSINIKHD, from the coding sequence ATGACTAACAGAAAACCTTTCTTTATCACCGTCGAAGGCGGGGAGGGGGTCGGCAAGACGACCAATGTGGCGTTTATCCGTCAATTTTTACAGCATCATGAAATTAACCACCTACATACACGAGAACCAGGGGGGACCCCTCTTGCTGAAGAGCTTAGAGAGATATTGTTAGCAACACGTGATGAGTCTGTTGGTGAAATGGCGGAGCTACTAATGGTTTTTGCTGCACGGGCGCAGCATCTGCAGCAGAAAATTTTGCCAGCGCTCTCTTCTGGTAAAACGGTGCTCTGTGATCGCTTTACCGATGCTACGTATGCGTATCAAGGTTGTGGTCGCGGGCTGTCTATTGAGCGGATCGAACAGCTAGAAGCGATGGTTCAAGCTGGGATGCAGCCCGACCTAACCATTTTGTTGGACTTACCCGTTGAGACGGGTATGGCACGCGCCAGGGCAAGAGGGGAGTTGGACCGGTTTGAATCTGAGCATTTGGCATTCTTTGAGCGAGTACGGGCGGGGTATCTTGCAAGAGCAGCCGCAGAGCCGGAACGTTTTTCGATTATAGACGCCAGCCAAGACATCGCTTCTGTGCAGTTACAGATCGAAAGCGCGCTGCTATCTTTTTTCAGTATAAACATTAAACATGATTGA
- a CDS encoding transposase: MARLPRLNLIDIPQHIVQAGHNNFPCFFCDDDYLFFLQSLRAASDQYSVDVHAYTLLPNMIQIIATPRVPNGVSSMMQSLGRRYVQYINHRYKRSGTLWSGRYRSSVIDSERFLLSCYRYVELRALHLGLVKELKDFKWSSFAHHSGAKRDSVIVDHSLYLALGRNRNERCNNYNDLFKQSFDVRLQEFIADTINIGQVLGSDAFKKEIEKISSTKIGPKKRGRPKKKLSEIN, translated from the coding sequence ATGGCGCGTTTGCCTCGGCTTAACTTAATAGACATACCTCAGCATATTGTTCAGGCAGGGCACAATAATTTCCCCTGTTTTTTTTGCGATGATGATTATTTGTTTTTTTTGCAAAGTTTACGTGCTGCTTCTGATCAGTACAGTGTTGATGTTCACGCATATACCTTGTTACCAAATATGATTCAAATTATAGCCACCCCAAGGGTTCCTAATGGTGTCTCATCGATGATGCAGTCTCTTGGTAGGCGATATGTGCAATATATTAACCATCGTTATAAGCGCTCAGGGACACTTTGGTCTGGCCGTTATCGCTCAAGCGTGATTGACTCTGAGCGTTTTTTACTTAGTTGTTATCGTTATGTTGAGCTGCGAGCGTTACATTTGGGCTTAGTTAAGGAGTTGAAAGACTTTAAGTGGTCTAGTTTTGCTCATCACTCAGGGGCCAAAAGGGATTCTGTTATCGTTGATCATAGCCTTTATCTAGCGTTAGGTCGTAACCGTAATGAACGCTGCAATAACTATAACGACTTATTTAAACAAAGCTTTGATGTTAGGTTGCAAGAATTTATTGCGGACACTATTAACATCGGTCAGGTACTTGGTAGTGACGCATTTAAAAAAGAGATAGAAAAGATATCAAGCACAAAAATAGGCCCAAAGAAGCGTGGGAGGCCAAAGAAAAAGCTTTCTGAAATTAACTGA
- a CDS encoding Hcp family type VI secretion system effector gives MAIYLNYNAKTPKGNVTAEGYEDWIEIHGMNFGVGRGISMEPGAVSNREATRPSLSEITVSKPMCAASGGLFSQSVTGSEGVKVELHVVKTGGKKLEKYAVITLEDCMISSYSVSASGSGKPQETISISYARIEANLSHADKTNKNPKNQLVGYDLTTAKPL, from the coding sequence ATGGCTATCTACTTAAACTACAATGCCAAAACACCTAAAGGTAACGTAACTGCAGAAGGTTATGAGGATTGGATTGAAATACATGGCATGAACTTTGGTGTTGGTCGTGGAATTTCTATGGAGCCAGGTGCCGTATCTAATCGAGAAGCAACTCGACCAAGCCTCAGTGAAATTACAGTATCAAAGCCAATGTGTGCAGCATCAGGCGGCTTGTTTAGTCAGTCAGTAACTGGCTCAGAAGGTGTGAAAGTTGAGCTTCATGTCGTAAAAACAGGTGGCAAGAAGCTAGAGAAGTATGCAGTGATAACTCTTGAAGACTGTATGATTAGCTCCTATAGTGTTAGCGCAAGTGGTTCAGGTAAGCCACAGGAAACCATCTCTATTAGCTATGCACGTATCGAGGCGAACCTTTCGCACGCCGATAAGACGAATAAGAACCCTAAGAATCAGTTGGTTGGTTACGACTTGACAACTGCTAAGCCACTTTAA
- the plsX gene encoding phosphate acyltransferase PlsX produces MIRIAVDAMGGDFGPHSTIPASVLCLEQDDNLSIVLFGDEKVLSPFLVGLSSKISSRLSVVHCTQSVEMSDRPSYALRNKPDSSMRRALESLRDGKVEACVSSGSTGALMGLGCYLLKTSPGIDRPAICTAIPTVTGYSYLLDLGANVDTNSDSLYQFAMMGSVLASAVDGVASPKVALLNIGEEEVKGNEQVKLAAALLSQESMINYVGYVEGDNLYSGSADVIVCDGFVGNIALKTSEGVVKFISHLGRELFGSGVTSKLLAVAAKPLFDRLEKRINPQNHNGAYFLGLQGVVVKSHGNASAEGFAQAIHRTTECVRTNMISLLDEQLELLAR; encoded by the coding sequence TTGATTCGCATCGCAGTTGATGCAATGGGTGGGGACTTCGGTCCCCATTCTACTATTCCCGCATCAGTTTTATGTCTAGAGCAGGACGACAATCTTAGTATTGTACTGTTCGGTGACGAAAAAGTTTTATCTCCCTTCTTGGTTGGATTATCTAGCAAAATCTCCTCGCGCCTCTCGGTCGTGCATTGTACGCAATCAGTTGAAATGTCAGATCGCCCTTCTTATGCGTTGCGTAATAAGCCGGATTCATCAATGCGTCGTGCGCTTGAATCGTTACGTGATGGGAAAGTTGAGGCTTGTGTTAGCTCTGGTAGTACGGGAGCTCTAATGGGTCTAGGTTGCTACCTGTTGAAAACATCGCCAGGTATTGATCGCCCTGCTATTTGCACGGCAATACCTACTGTGACAGGTTATTCTTATTTGTTGGATCTGGGTGCGAATGTTGATACCAATAGTGATAGTCTCTACCAGTTTGCAATGATGGGTAGCGTGTTGGCTTCTGCGGTAGATGGTGTCGCGTCGCCAAAAGTAGCGCTGTTAAATATTGGCGAAGAAGAAGTGAAAGGAAATGAACAGGTTAAGCTGGCTGCTGCGCTTTTGTCGCAGGAGTCGATGATTAATTACGTCGGTTATGTTGAAGGTGATAACTTATATAGCGGCAGTGCTGACGTCATTGTTTGCGATGGATTTGTCGGTAATATTGCTTTAAAAACAAGTGAAGGGGTGGTTAAATTTATCTCTCATTTAGGTCGAGAGCTGTTCGGAAGTGGTGTTACTAGCAAGCTTCTTGCTGTCGCGGCAAAGCCTCTCTTCGATCGTTTGGAGAAAAGGATCAATCCGCAAAATCACAATGGCGCTTACTTTCTTGGGCTTCAGGGCGTGGTTGTTAAGAGTCATGGTAATGCGAGTGCGGAAGGATTTGCGCAGGCCATTCATCGGACGACCGAGTGCGTTAGAACGAATATGATATCGCTTTTGGATGAGCAGTTAGAGTTGTTGGCTCGCTGA
- the acpP gene encoding acyl carrier protein gives MSSIVDRVKKIVAEQLGVKEEEVKNESSFVDDLGADSLDTVELVMALEEEFETEIPDEEAENITTVQAAVDYIEKNLA, from the coding sequence ATGAGTAGCATTGTTGATCGCGTAAAGAAGATTGTTGCTGAGCAGCTTGGCGTTAAAGAAGAAGAAGTAAAGAACGAGTCTTCTTTCGTCGATGATCTTGGTGCCGATTCTTTGGATACCGTTGAGTTGGTTATGGCTTTGGAAGAGGAGTTTGAAACTGAAATTCCTGATGAAGAAGCTGAGAACATTACAACTGTTCAGGCCGCTGTCGATTACATCGAGAAGAACCTTGCCTAA
- the mltG gene encoding endolytic transglycosylase MltG, which translates to MIDLRIKVINLGVPMKLFGKIVVLSLMAVALLLWFASRWFDDYLAQPLVVNVDHQEIVVPSGMSYSRLAYRLSKQGFIEYPKLFIAYVRLTNQAAIHVGEYRLTASDNILTLLEKLQSGDVVYRNITIPEGYTAKQMLSRIQQSSFIQSTIDYEELPRIVSELGYGDYKNIEGLFFPDSYAYTRQQTDVEILRMMAKRLNKVLSEEWETRDKGLPYKTPYDALIMASIVEKETGVTYERREIAGVFVRRLDKGMRLQTDPTVIYGMGSRYQGKISRRDLRADTPYNTYTRSGLPPTPIALVGREAIAAALHPADGDSLYFVAKGDGSHQFSATLKEHNRAVVKYQLKRRADYRSHPAQ; encoded by the coding sequence TTGATAGACCTGAGAATAAAAGTCATTAATTTAGGGGTTCCAATGAAGTTGTTTGGGAAGATTGTAGTGCTCAGCTTGATGGCTGTAGCTCTGTTGTTATGGTTTGCAAGCCGTTGGTTTGATGACTATCTTGCCCAGCCGCTGGTCGTAAATGTTGATCATCAGGAAATTGTTGTCCCCTCTGGCATGAGCTATAGTCGCTTAGCCTATCGCTTGAGTAAGCAAGGGTTTATTGAGTACCCTAAGCTTTTTATAGCCTATGTGCGACTGACAAATCAGGCTGCTATTCATGTCGGAGAATATCGTCTTACAGCTTCTGATAACATCCTGACGTTGCTAGAAAAACTACAGAGTGGTGATGTCGTCTATCGCAATATTACCATTCCAGAAGGGTATACAGCTAAACAGATGCTTAGCCGAATCCAGCAAAGCTCATTTATACAATCTACGATTGATTATGAAGAGCTGCCTCGAATTGTCTCTGAACTGGGGTACGGTGATTATAAAAATATTGAGGGTTTGTTTTTTCCAGATAGTTACGCTTATACCCGTCAACAGACGGATGTTGAGATCCTAAGGATGATGGCTAAACGGTTAAATAAAGTACTTTCTGAGGAGTGGGAAACCCGAGATAAAGGTCTTCCTTATAAAACGCCATATGATGCACTCATAATGGCCAGCATTGTTGAGAAAGAAACGGGTGTTACGTATGAAAGGCGTGAGATTGCCGGGGTATTTGTTAGGCGTCTTGATAAAGGTATGCGTCTGCAGACAGATCCTACGGTAATATACGGTATGGGGAGCCGCTATCAAGGTAAGATATCACGTAGAGACCTGAGGGCAGACACCCCATACAACACTTATACGCGTAGCGGGTTACCGCCGACACCTATCGCTTTAGTTGGACGTGAAGCTATTGCGGCGGCGCTTCATCCAGCGGATGGTGATAGCTTATATTTTGTGGCAAAAGGTGACGGTAGCCACCAGTTTTCTGCGACGCTTAAGGAGCATAATCGTGCAGTTGTTAAGTATCAGTTAAAAAGGCGAGCAGACTATCGCAGCCACCCAGCCCAGTAA
- a CDS encoding PilZ domain-containing protein, with amino-acid sequence MSMGKASVKSGAKNNGIMSLAIKDKSELYAAYMPFLKNGGLFIPTTKAFDLGDEVFMLLTLMEEAEKIPVSGKVIWLTPTGSHGARPVGIGVQFADHDDLAVNKIETYLAGSLESDRPTNTM; translated from the coding sequence ATGTCGATGGGAAAAGCCAGTGTAAAATCTGGGGCAAAAAATAACGGGATCATGTCCCTAGCAATTAAAGACAAGTCTGAATTGTACGCGGCCTATATGCCCTTCTTGAAGAATGGTGGTTTGTTCATACCTACGACTAAAGCATTTGACCTTGGTGACGAAGTTTTTATGCTGCTGACTTTGATGGAGGAGGCTGAGAAGATTCCTGTGTCTGGTAAAGTAATTTGGTTAACACCGACAGGAAGCCACGGCGCTAGGCCTGTGGGGATTGGTGTGCAGTTCGCGGATCACGATGACTTAGCTGTCAATAAGATCGAGACTTATTTGGCGGGTTCGCTGGAGTCTGATCGCCCAACGAACACTATGTAA
- the fabD gene encoding ACP S-malonyltransferase: MSNKKLAFVFPGQGSQKVGMLSELAEAYPIIEQTFAEASEVLGYDLWALAQNGPQDSLNLTEKTQPLLLTSSVAIWRVWMSKEGAAPSMLAGHSLGEFSALVCAGVIAFSDAVKLVQMRGQFMQTAVPVGEGAMAAIIGLADEAIEQACSEASVGGVVQAVNYNSPGQVVIAGHVEAVDRAIELCKEAGAKRALPLPVSAPFHTELMRPAGVKLAAEIDKIDFHAPQVPVIHNVTALPESDPVKIKAVMVEQIYSAVKWTSCVEYMVTQGVELVVECGPGKVLSGLSGRIDKSLKRAAFATEDITSLDKALDAAKAL; the protein is encoded by the coding sequence GTGAGTAATAAGAAGTTAGCGTTTGTCTTTCCTGGTCAGGGTTCGCAGAAAGTTGGCATGCTGTCAGAGCTGGCTGAGGCGTATCCTATTATCGAGCAAACCTTTGCGGAGGCTTCAGAGGTACTAGGTTATGATTTATGGGCGCTTGCTCAGAATGGGCCTCAGGATTCGTTGAATCTGACAGAAAAAACTCAGCCGCTTTTATTGACGTCAAGCGTCGCAATTTGGCGTGTGTGGATGTCGAAAGAAGGCGCTGCTCCTTCTATGTTGGCTGGGCATAGTTTGGGAGAGTTTTCTGCGTTGGTTTGCGCCGGTGTTATTGCGTTTTCTGATGCGGTTAAGCTTGTTCAGATGCGTGGTCAATTTATGCAGACTGCAGTGCCAGTTGGGGAAGGCGCAATGGCGGCAATCATTGGCTTGGCCGATGAAGCTATAGAGCAAGCTTGTAGTGAGGCGTCGGTCGGGGGAGTTGTGCAGGCCGTTAATTATAATTCGCCAGGCCAGGTTGTCATCGCTGGACACGTCGAAGCAGTTGATCGTGCTATAGAGCTCTGTAAAGAGGCGGGTGCGAAGCGTGCGCTACCATTACCTGTCAGCGCCCCTTTCCATACTGAACTGATGAGGCCAGCAGGTGTCAAACTAGCAGCTGAAATTGATAAGATCGATTTTCATGCTCCCCAGGTCCCTGTAATTCATAATGTTACGGCATTACCTGAATCGGACCCTGTGAAGATCAAAGCAGTAATGGTCGAGCAGATATATAGTGCCGTGAAATGGACATCTTGCGTAGAATACATGGTTACGCAAGGTGTTGAGCTGGTTGTTGAGTGTGGCCCGGGAAAAGTGCTTTCAGGGCTTTCAGGGCGTATCGATAAGAGTCTAAAGCGTGCGGCCTTTGCGACTGAAGATATCACGAGCCTTGATAAAGCTCTCGATGCGGCCAAAGCCCTTTAA
- the pabC gene encoding aminodeoxychorismate lyase has product MFAADFPTLVNGQRTDSVAVTDRAFSYGDGLFETIRVCQRSVPLLPYHIERLKRGFAVLGFSGVDLELVESEIMMAVAQMPADEGVVKLIVSRGSGGRGYRPPIQPEYQRVVQCSARPDYSQQLAGISVFLCSTRLPEAFGLAGLKHLNRLPQVMARREWHDASFGEGLMQDSHGCVVEGTQSNVFWLSSGRLYTDGLVLAGVAGVARELLIREVAPALGIEVCFSRISFKELLQAEGMFVCNSVMGIAPVTSIAQHGQDDIISFGAEEALDAIQQLQSSLEVYYRCE; this is encoded by the coding sequence ATGTTTGCAGCTGACTTCCCTACGCTAGTCAACGGCCAGCGCACTGATAGTGTTGCCGTCACTGACAGAGCATTCTCCTACGGTGACGGCCTCTTTGAAACGATAAGGGTTTGTCAGCGATCTGTTCCCTTACTTCCCTATCATATTGAGCGTCTAAAGCGCGGTTTTGCTGTACTTGGTTTTTCTGGCGTTGACTTAGAGTTGGTCGAGTCGGAAATTATGATGGCCGTAGCGCAAATGCCGGCTGATGAAGGCGTCGTAAAGCTTATTGTCAGCCGTGGTAGTGGTGGACGTGGCTATCGACCGCCTATTCAGCCCGAGTATCAGCGAGTAGTCCAGTGCTCCGCGCGGCCAGACTATTCTCAACAATTAGCAGGTATCAGTGTTTTTCTTTGCTCTACACGGTTACCTGAAGCTTTTGGTCTCGCAGGGTTAAAGCACCTTAATAGGCTGCCTCAAGTCATGGCTAGAAGAGAGTGGCACGACGCTAGCTTTGGCGAAGGCTTGATGCAAGATAGTCATGGCTGTGTTGTAGAGGGCACACAAAGTAATGTTTTTTGGTTGTCTTCAGGGCGGCTGTATACTGATGGTTTGGTTCTTGCGGGGGTTGCCGGTGTGGCGCGAGAGTTGTTGATAAGAGAGGTTGCGCCTGCTCTTGGTATTGAGGTGTGTTTTTCTCGTATTAGTTTTAAGGAGCTGTTACAAGCAGAGGGCATGTTTGTCTGCAATAGTGTGATGGGTATCGCACCGGTAACGTCAATAGCTCAGCATGGACAAGATGATATTATATCATTTGGCGCAGAAGAGGCGCTTGATGCCATACAACAGTTACAGAGTTCGCTGGAGGTATATTACCGTTGCGAATGA
- the fabF gene encoding beta-ketoacyl-ACP synthase II: MSKRRVVVTGLGLITPLGNNVADTWRGIVEGKSGIAPIEHFDVSDFTTRFGGSVKDFDVSQYLAIKDARRMDIFIQYGMAAAIQAIEDSGLSVSDETAPRIGCAIGAGIGGIGSIETSRDLINKSGPRKISPFFVPGSITNMIAGNISIKYGFQGPNIAVTTACTTGTHNIGIAARMIQHGDADAMVVGGAEMATTPVGLGGFAAARALSTRNDDPQAASRPWDKDRDGFVLSDGAGMLVLEEYESAKARGAKIYAELSGFGMSADAYHMTTPTVDGSGAAASMTNAINDAGIEIDKINYVNAHGTSTAAGDVAESKAVKLALGEEAAAKVAVSSTKSMIGHLLGAAGSVEAVFSVLAIRDQVAPPTINLDNPDEGCDLNYVPHTAQERKIEAVLTNSFGFGGTNGSLLFAKI; this comes from the coding sequence GTGTCAAAGCGTAGAGTAGTCGTCACCGGTTTGGGCTTGATTACACCATTGGGCAATAATGTCGCCGATACATGGCGTGGCATTGTAGAAGGTAAGAGTGGTATTGCCCCTATCGAGCACTTTGACGTTTCAGATTTTACTACCCGCTTTGGTGGCTCGGTAAAAGACTTTGACGTCAGCCAATACTTAGCTATTAAAGATGCTAGGCGTATGGATATATTTATTCAGTACGGTATGGCAGCTGCTATTCAAGCTATTGAGGACAGTGGCCTTTCTGTTTCTGACGAAACTGCGCCGCGGATAGGTTGTGCTATTGGTGCCGGCATTGGGGGAATTGGCTCAATTGAGACGAGTCGAGATCTAATCAATAAGAGTGGTCCACGTAAAATATCACCCTTTTTTGTCCCTGGCTCAATTACTAATATGATTGCAGGTAATATTTCTATTAAGTATGGCTTTCAGGGGCCTAATATTGCAGTTACTACCGCCTGTACCACAGGTACGCATAATATTGGTATTGCCGCGCGCATGATTCAGCACGGTGATGCTGACGCCATGGTTGTTGGTGGTGCAGAAATGGCTACAACACCGGTAGGCTTGGGTGGTTTCGCTGCTGCAAGAGCGTTATCAACACGCAATGATGATCCGCAAGCTGCAAGCCGTCCTTGGGACAAAGATCGGGATGGCTTTGTTCTTAGCGATGGTGCTGGCATGTTGGTGCTTGAAGAGTATGAGTCAGCTAAGGCGCGAGGAGCAAAGATTTACGCTGAGTTATCCGGCTTTGGTATGAGTGCAGATGCCTACCATATGACGACGCCGACTGTTGATGGCAGTGGTGCTGCAGCCTCGATGACTAACGCGATTAACGATGCTGGCATTGAGATCGACAAGATCAATTATGTCAACGCACACGGTACGTCTACAGCTGCCGGTGATGTGGCAGAGAGCAAGGCCGTTAAGCTCGCGTTGGGTGAGGAAGCAGCCGCAAAAGTGGCCGTAAGCTCGACCAAGTCAATGATTGGGCATCTGTTGGGTGCAGCGGGCTCTGTTGAGGCGGTGTTCTCTGTTCTGGCTATTCGAGATCAGGTTGCTCCACCAACGATCAACTTAGATAATCCTGATGAAGGCTGCGACTTGAATTACGTTCCTCATACTGCGCAAGAGCGTAAGATTGAGGCGGTGTTGACGAACTCGTTCGGGTTTGGCGGGACGAATGGTAGCCTGTTGTTCGCCAAAATCTAA
- the fabG gene encoding 3-oxoacyl-ACP reductase FabG, with the protein MSLQGKVALVTGASRGIGAAIADQLGQLGAVVIGTATTQSGADKISERLSAAGVQGTGMSLNVTDAEAVVSVVKQITNDFGAPVILVNNAGITRDNLLMRMKDSEWDDVVDTNLSAVYRVSKACLRGMTKARWGRIINISSVVGSMGNPGQANYSATKAAVQGFARSLACEVGVRNITVNSVAPGFIDTDMTKELPEEQRAALQANIPVGRLGAPEEIASVVSFLASEGAAYVTGETIQVNGGMYMS; encoded by the coding sequence ATGAGTCTACAGGGAAAAGTTGCGCTGGTAACAGGTGCAAGCAGAGGGATTGGCGCGGCTATAGCTGACCAGCTTGGTCAGTTAGGCGCGGTTGTCATCGGTACTGCCACAACGCAGTCCGGGGCGGATAAAATCAGCGAACGCTTGTCTGCTGCGGGCGTTCAAGGTACTGGTATGTCGCTCAACGTTACTGATGCAGAGGCAGTGGTGTCAGTCGTCAAGCAGATAACTAATGATTTTGGTGCTCCTGTTATCCTTGTCAATAACGCCGGTATTACTCGTGATAACTTATTGATGCGAATGAAAGATTCAGAGTGGGACGATGTAGTCGATACCAATTTAAGTGCGGTTTATCGAGTATCTAAGGCCTGCCTTCGCGGTATGACGAAAGCTCGTTGGGGGCGCATTATTAACATTAGCTCTGTAGTGGGCTCTATGGGCAACCCAGGGCAGGCAAACTATTCTGCTACTAAGGCAGCGGTTCAAGGTTTTGCGCGCTCATTGGCCTGTGAGGTTGGCGTGCGTAATATCACTGTTAACTCTGTGGCGCCTGGTTTCATTGATACCGATATGACAAAGGAGTTGCCAGAGGAGCAAAGGGCTGCGCTTCAGGCGAATATTCCTGTCGGGCGTTTAGGTGCGCCAGAGGAGATTGCCTCGGTCGTTTCTTTTCTTGCCAGTGAGGGTGCTGCCTATGTGACTGGTGAAACCATACAGGTTAACGGTGGCATGTACATGTCATAG
- a CDS encoding TatD family hydrolase, whose product MNINDKPLIDSHCHLDRLNLDGYSDGIEGVIARAEQQGVNRMLCVGIDAENSETCLEIATKYPQVVASVGIHPLSVKGKDDRFDLIEKMASSNRIVAIGETGLDFFYDKENHACQQESFVHHLELARKLQKPVIVHTRDARTETIELIKAHGCRDSAGVLHCFTEDIVMAKQALELNYYISISGIITFNNAEALRDVVKQLPLDRLLIETDSPYLAPVPHRGKPNEPQYVRLVAEYIAKLLDISTEELARKTTENFYRLFGRV is encoded by the coding sequence ATGAATATAAACGATAAACCTTTGATTGATTCCCACTGTCATCTCGACCGATTAAACCTTGACGGTTATAGCGACGGGATTGAAGGTGTTATAGCTCGAGCCGAACAACAGGGTGTGAACCGGATGCTGTGTGTCGGTATTGATGCTGAAAACTCTGAGACCTGTTTAGAGATTGCTACGAAATACCCGCAAGTTGTTGCCTCTGTAGGTATTCACCCGCTTAGCGTGAAGGGAAAAGATGACCGTTTTGATTTAATTGAGAAAATGGCTAGTTCAAATCGTATTGTTGCGATCGGAGAGACTGGGCTCGATTTTTTTTACGATAAGGAAAATCACGCCTGTCAGCAAGAGAGCTTTGTACATCATCTTGAGCTGGCTCGAAAGTTGCAGAAACCGGTTATTGTTCATACTCGAGATGCGAGAACAGAAACAATTGAGCTAATCAAGGCTCATGGTTGTAGGGATAGCGCTGGAGTTTTGCATTGTTTTACTGAGGATATAGTCATGGCAAAGCAAGCGTTAGAGCTTAATTACTATATATCAATCTCCGGCATCATTACCTTTAATAACGCTGAAGCCTTGCGAGATGTCGTCAAGCAATTACCGTTAGATAGGTTATTAATTGAGACGGATTCCCCTTACCTTGCTCCTGTGCCGCACCGTGGAAAACCTAATGAACCTCAGTATGTTAGGCTCGTGGCTGAATATATTGCTAAGCTCTTGGATATCTCAACTGAAGAATTGGCTAGGAAGACAACTGAGAATTTCTATCGATTGTTTGGTAGGGTGTAA
- the rpmF gene encoding 50S ribosomal protein L32, translated as MAVQKSKVTRSRRGMRRSHDSLTGPTLSVDSTSGETHRRHHVSADGFYRGKKVVETGSDD; from the coding sequence ATGGCTGTACAAAAAAGTAAGGTAACCCGTTCAAGACGCGGAATGCGTCGTTCACATGATTCTCTGACCGGTCCTACCTTGTCAGTCGATTCTACAAGTGGTGAGACACATCGTCGCCACCATGTTTCTGCCGATGGTTTCTACCGCGGTAAGAAAGTTGTTGAAACTGGTTCTGACGACTAA